A section of the Deltaproteobacteria bacterium genome encodes:
- a CDS encoding transposase codes for MLVLPARIFYPWRGVGVQERCTDGPPYDLSEDQFRLIENLLLKRGFGGPLNDPRTVMNGTFWVLSAGMPWRDMPEWYGEWQPVYHRFNSWRKAGGFRPDTGARRPGDHPYRSDQESQMRDVFYSLSQSHPLPFFRSSDGFSRNRPRWTQTCNLTGIPRG; via the coding sequence GTGCTTGTACTTCCGGCACGAATCTTTTACCCGTGGCGGGGAGTGGGGGTGCAGGAGAGATGCACCGATGGCCCGCCGTACGATTTGTCGGAAGACCAGTTCAGGCTGATCGAGAATTTACTGCTCAAACGGGGGTTCGGCGGCCCGCTGAACGACCCGCGAACGGTCATGAACGGGACGTTCTGGGTGCTGTCGGCGGGGATGCCGTGGCGGGACATGCCGGAGTGGTACGGCGAGTGGCAGCCGGTCTATCACCGGTTCAATTCATGGCGGAAAGCCGGGGGTTTTCGACCGGATACTGGAGCGCGGCGTCCGGGCGATCATCCCTACCGGAGCGACCAGGAAAGCCAGATGAGGGACGTGTTCTACTCGCTGTCCCAAAGTCATCCGCTCCCGTTTTTCAGGAGTTCGGACGGTTTTAGCCGGAACCGGCCGCGATGGACCCAAACCTGCAATCTGACAGGGATACCTAGGGGTTAA
- a CDS encoding response regulator: MIDDDRFVRRLVEISLRRIGKMDVISVASGVEGLAVIGENLPDLILLDSIMPVMSGPETLKYILKSAATASIPVAFLTAASDAGAADFYRSIGAIATIRKPFIPASLVENVEQILARRRSNAAGLADVRAAVQPEISSVAA, translated from the coding sequence GTGATTGATGATGACCGGTTCGTCCGGCGATTGGTGGAAATCTCCTTGCGCAGAATCGGGAAAATGGATGTCATTTCAGTGGCCTCCGGAGTGGAAGGCCTCGCGGTAATTGGTGAAAATCTTCCTGACCTGATTCTGCTGGATTCAATCATGCCAGTGATGAGCGGACCTGAGACGCTCAAATACATTCTCAAGTCGGCGGCTACTGCTAGCATTCCGGTCGCTTTCCTGACCGCCGCTTCGGATGCCGGAGCGGCAGATTTCTACAGATCCATAGGCGCAATCGCCACGATTCGAAAGCCTTTCATTCCTGCCTCTCTGGTTGAGAACGTCGAACAGATCCTTGCCCGCCGCAGATCAAATGCCGCTGGCCTGGCCGACGTACGGGCGGCGGTTCAACCAGAAATATCTAGCGTGGCGGCTTGA
- a CDS encoding response regulator, producing the protein MRKLRVLVADDSPFFVKVVADHMHEEGHRVWTAANGEEASRICRRVRPDVVVADELMPYLTGIEVCSLARPPLSEEDGPWTFVVTASPEANDHFHATDFGVDLYMSKRDFIRLMDSRAFQNERLPHDIRRRLVSEQEPRWLAGAVPDEAGNRHVARFKPLPVIALAS; encoded by the coding sequence ATGAGAAAACTGCGAGTCCTTGTAGCTGATGACAGCCCGTTTTTTGTGAAAGTGGTGGCAGACCACATGCATGAGGAAGGTCACCGGGTCTGGACGGCCGCGAATGGCGAAGAGGCCTCGCGGATTTGCCGCCGGGTGCGCCCGGATGTGGTGGTGGCCGACGAACTGATGCCGTATTTGACCGGTATCGAGGTATGCAGCCTGGCCAGGCCACCGCTAAGCGAAGAGGACGGCCCCTGGACTTTCGTCGTTACGGCCAGCCCGGAAGCGAACGACCATTTTCATGCGACTGATTTCGGAGTCGATCTTTACATGTCCAAGAGGGATTTTATCCGTCTCATGGATAGCCGGGCTTTCCAGAATGAGAGACTTCCTCACGATATTCGCCGGCGGCTGGTAAGCGAGCAGGAGCCCCGCTGGCTGGCCGGAGCGGTTCCGGATGAAGCAGGCAATCGTCATGTGGCCCGGTTCAAGCCGCTTCCGGTGATCGCACTTGCGTCCTGA
- a CDS encoding HAD family hydrolase: protein MPLKLLITDLDHTLWDWAGYIVPSLKAMVGSLERTTGYPRPFIIRSLRQVYGRYQTTEYAFALQQSDIWTRWRKQHGNDLDGFLENVVAPAALAYAAERKKRFCLYPGVKETLEQIRQSGVKIVALSDAPRFPAEQRLKRAGIDGVFDALYCLKSYPIPKSGGRHRVAPFIVVKEKSGHYRSKVKRVIELPPAWEKPDPRGLRKILKSFGVKPEEAILAGDSLRKDGAVAHAAHVPFYWARYGTGIPAKALEELSLYTPAAVRRRNSSPPAGEVHRRGELASFGDLLRCLPSA from the coding sequence ATGCCGCTTAAACTTCTCATCACCGATCTCGACCACACGCTCTGGGACTGGGCGGGGTATATCGTGCCGTCGCTGAAGGCGATGGTGGGGTCACTCGAACGGACGACCGGCTATCCCCGTCCGTTCATCATCCGGTCGCTCCGGCAGGTCTATGGCCGCTACCAGACCACCGAATACGCCTTCGCGCTCCAGCAGTCGGATATCTGGACCCGCTGGCGAAAGCAGCACGGAAACGATCTCGACGGTTTCCTGGAGAACGTCGTGGCCCCGGCCGCCCTCGCCTACGCCGCCGAACGGAAGAAACGTTTTTGCCTGTATCCTGGCGTGAAAGAGACGCTTGAGCAGATCAGGCAATCAGGTGTGAAGATCGTCGCTTTATCCGACGCGCCGAGATTTCCTGCCGAGCAGCGGCTGAAGCGCGCCGGCATCGACGGCGTGTTCGACGCGCTCTATTGCCTGAAGTCCTATCCGATTCCGAAGTCCGGCGGCCGCCACCGGGTCGCGCCGTTCATTGTCGTCAAAGAGAAGTCCGGCCACTACCGGTCGAAGGTGAAACGGGTCATCGAGCTGCCACCCGCCTGGGAGAAACCGGACCCGCGTGGACTCAGGAAAATCCTGAAATCGTTCGGCGTAAAGCCGGAAGAAGCGATCCTCGCCGGCGATTCCCTCCGGAAAGACGGGGCCGTCGCTCACGCCGCCCATGTTCCGTTCTACTGGGCACGCTACGGAACCGGGATCCCGGCCAAGGCCCTTGAAGAACTCTCCCTCTATACCCCCGCCGCCGTCCGGCGGCGGAACTCTTCACCGCCAGCGGGAGAAGTGCACAGGAGGGGAGAACTGGCTTCGTTCGGGGATCTGCTGAGATGTCTCCCCTCAGCCTGA
- a CDS encoding sigma-54-dependent Fis family transcriptional regulator yields the protein MQFDTPLVVALVDDEQAILTLYSRILGGKGMSVRTFPDVERALNGFPDGTVDVVVSDVSMPRRTGLDALSDYRKLPGEPEVIFITAHGDVPQAITAVREGAYDYLLKPFDAERLVFLVQRAGELVRLRRKARELEQSNQPAAAMILGQSSQIEEIRRLVETAGPTGAPVLITGDSGTGKELLARSLHEHSERRDGPFVIANCSAFTETLVESELFGHEKGAFTGADKPRAGLFEAADGGTLFLDEIGELALQLQAKLLRAIQEGEVRRVGSSQTRTVNTRIIAATNRDLEAEVRKKTFREDLFYRLNVIRIEAPPLRSRPGDAELLAHLFLQMFAKKYGKPAEGFTPEGMAAIRSYSWPGNIRELKNVVERSVVFGKGGLIAVQGIPGTAASPGPLTAGEAIPGGMDMAGPFGGSYQDEKDRFLQQFNAAYLSYMVKQADGNISKAASLAGMDRSNFRRLLQKSGLHGSDANGDEGDPEA from the coding sequence ATGCAGTTTGATACTCCGCTGGTTGTCGCCCTGGTCGATGATGAGCAGGCCATCCTGACCCTGTATTCGCGTATTCTGGGTGGGAAAGGGATGAGTGTGCGGACTTTCCCGGATGTGGAACGGGCGTTAAATGGATTTCCTGACGGAACAGTGGATGTCGTGGTTTCTGACGTTTCGATGCCGCGCCGCACGGGACTCGATGCTCTTTCGGACTATCGGAAACTACCCGGCGAACCGGAGGTCATCTTTATCACGGCCCATGGCGACGTGCCGCAGGCGATTACCGCGGTACGCGAGGGAGCCTATGATTACCTATTGAAACCGTTCGATGCCGAGCGGCTTGTTTTCCTTGTCCAGCGTGCCGGAGAACTGGTCCGGCTGCGCCGCAAGGCGCGGGAACTGGAGCAGTCAAACCAGCCGGCGGCAGCAATGATCCTGGGTCAAAGCTCCCAGATTGAGGAGATTCGCCGCCTGGTGGAGACGGCTGGGCCGACCGGTGCTCCGGTACTGATTACCGGTGACAGCGGAACTGGCAAGGAACTTCTTGCCCGGTCGCTCCACGAGCATTCGGAACGCCGCGATGGGCCGTTTGTCATAGCCAACTGCTCGGCCTTTACTGAAACGCTGGTCGAATCGGAACTGTTCGGCCACGAAAAGGGGGCCTTTACCGGTGCCGACAAGCCCCGTGCCGGCCTGTTTGAGGCGGCTGACGGCGGCACGCTTTTTCTGGATGAGATTGGCGAACTCGCCCTTCAGCTCCAGGCCAAGCTGCTGCGAGCCATACAGGAAGGGGAAGTGCGCCGGGTGGGAAGCTCCCAGACCCGTACTGTCAATACCCGGATCATTGCAGCCACCAACCGTGATCTTGAGGCTGAAGTCCGCAAGAAGACCTTCCGGGAGGACCTGTTCTACAGGCTGAATGTAATCCGCATCGAGGCCCCGCCGCTCCGGTCCCGGCCGGGAGATGCCGAGCTGCTTGCTCACCTGTTTCTCCAGATGTTTGCGAAAAAGTACGGTAAGCCTGCTGAAGGTTTCACACCAGAGGGCATGGCGGCGATACGCAGCTATTCCTGGCCGGGCAATATCCGTGAGTTGAAGAATGTGGTGGAACGGTCTGTTGTGTTCGGGAAGGGTGGACTGATTGCGGTCCAGGGGATTCCCGGCACGGCTGCATCACCCGGCCCGTTGACTGCTGGCGAGGCCATTCCTGGAGGAATGGACATGGCAGGCCCGTTTGGCGGGAGCTACCAGGATGAAAAGGACCGCTTTCTCCAGCAGTTCAATGCCGCCTATCTCAGTTACATGGTGAAACAGGCGGACGGGAACATTTCCAAGGCGGCTTCGCTGGCCGGCATGGATCGAAGCAATTTCCGGCGTCTGCTCCAGAAGAGCGGCTTGCACGGGTCAGATGCAAATGGAGATGAAGGCGATCCAGAAGCATAA
- a CDS encoding response regulator codes for MASILLLEDDRHFSEPLAAQFRLAGHDVTTTATGREATEHLRHCTIDLVVVDGLLPDTNGLDWIAGIRSSGCQVAVVFVSSFWRDFKSYQLLTNDLGVMLVVHKPVQIPVLVEQIEMLLPKKPIPPVKCIAGLHDPEINELHREFQGSLVHVVKELEHVVTRLLNIGYSETDVAHARIKVHNIRGTAALYGFLEVGTAAAELEDVLVELMAAPESGVLAETAKLRLARFSSSCAAISPEEGKESHEDCLGVEAATMLVISTDRNVVRAVEACCLEAGVRSLVAATLADALAIEKGQGKLQGLFIDFELPGPEDRREAMNLTRVFPDVPVAFIGMAGRFQDRIDSVHFGAARFLEKPLDLETVRGTFREFRDARLNTGIPVMIVDDDERFSVLASNILTRNGFSTYTLTSTAHIMEAMSEVRPGLLILDILMPGVSGFDICKLLRQSTAWRNLPIIVTTALTGLDVRLAAFRAGADDYVSKPFVEAELLARIKVRLDRARLERELAAKDSLTGLLLRRPFAENAQVILADARRRDRPVSLCLIDIDRFKQVNDQRGHLADDRVISGFGHLVQLRFRKEDLRGRWGGEEFVLMLPGQNAATAGQIIDRLLNEFCELAFPDDHGGNFRCSFSAGVASFGADGESLDDLLKVADRRLYRAKESGRRQVIFADTATPMMWLPDAEDPAKAASVEV; via the coding sequence ATGGCATCAATTCTGCTACTGGAAGACGACCGTCATTTTTCCGAACCACTGGCGGCACAGTTCCGTTTGGCTGGCCATGACGTCACTACCACCGCTACCGGGCGGGAGGCTACCGAACATCTTAGGCATTGCACTATTGATCTGGTGGTTGTGGACGGTCTTCTGCCGGATACGAATGGGCTGGACTGGATAGCCGGCATTCGCTCCAGCGGGTGCCAGGTCGCGGTGGTATTTGTCTCTTCATTCTGGAGGGATTTCAAGAGCTATCAGCTCCTGACCAATGATCTGGGTGTGATGCTCGTGGTGCACAAGCCGGTTCAGATTCCGGTCCTGGTGGAACAGATAGAGATGCTGCTTCCGAAAAAGCCCATACCACCTGTGAAGTGTATTGCAGGCCTGCATGATCCTGAGATCAATGAACTGCACAGGGAGTTCCAAGGTTCCTTGGTCCACGTTGTCAAAGAACTTGAGCATGTGGTCACACGATTGCTCAACATTGGGTATTCCGAAACCGACGTAGCCCACGCACGGATCAAGGTACACAATATCCGGGGCACAGCCGCATTGTACGGTTTTCTGGAAGTTGGAACCGCTGCGGCAGAGCTTGAGGACGTCTTGGTCGAACTCATGGCTGCGCCTGAGAGCGGAGTTCTTGCCGAAACTGCTAAACTACGTCTCGCGCGGTTCTCCAGCTCATGTGCGGCCATTTCACCAGAAGAGGGAAAAGAGAGTCATGAGGACTGTCTGGGAGTGGAAGCAGCGACCATGCTTGTCATCTCGACAGACAGGAATGTCGTTCGGGCGGTTGAGGCTTGCTGCCTTGAAGCTGGAGTCCGTTCGCTGGTGGCCGCCACACTGGCTGATGCTCTGGCAATCGAAAAGGGTCAGGGCAAGCTGCAAGGGCTCTTTATAGACTTCGAACTGCCCGGTCCGGAGGACAGACGTGAGGCCATGAATCTGACCAGGGTATTTCCGGATGTGCCGGTTGCGTTTATCGGCATGGCAGGCCGCTTTCAGGACCGTATTGATTCTGTCCATTTTGGCGCAGCGCGTTTTCTGGAGAAACCACTTGATCTGGAGACTGTCCGTGGCACCTTCAGGGAGTTCAGGGATGCGAGGCTAAACACAGGCATACCGGTCATGATTGTGGATGATGACGAACGGTTCTCTGTACTTGCCAGCAATATTCTGACCCGAAACGGTTTTTCAACATATACTCTAACGTCTACTGCCCACATCATGGAGGCGATGTCGGAAGTGCGGCCTGGACTTCTGATACTGGATATCCTGATGCCTGGAGTCAGCGGTTTTGATATTTGCAAGCTGCTTCGCCAGTCAACCGCATGGAGAAACCTGCCCATAATCGTAACGACCGCACTGACCGGCCTTGATGTGCGGCTGGCGGCCTTTCGTGCCGGTGCGGACGACTATGTCAGCAAGCCATTCGTGGAAGCGGAGTTGCTGGCCCGGATCAAGGTGCGGCTGGATCGTGCCCGGCTCGAAAGGGAACTGGCTGCAAAGGATTCGCTGACGGGCCTGCTTCTCCGCCGGCCTTTTGCCGAAAATGCCCAGGTCATCCTTGCTGACGCACGGCGGAGGGACAGGCCCGTGTCCCTGTGCCTGATTGATATCGACCGGTTCAAGCAGGTGAACGATCAGCGGGGACATTTGGCTGACGACCGCGTAATTTCCGGTTTTGGGCATCTTGTGCAGTTGCGATTCCGGAAGGAAGACCTTCGAGGGCGGTGGGGTGGCGAGGAGTTTGTTCTCATGTTGCCCGGCCAGAACGCAGCAACTGCTGGCCAGATTATTGATCGGCTCCTGAACGAATTCTGTGAGCTTGCATTCCCGGACGATCATGGAGGCAATTTCAGATGCTCTTTCAGTGCAGGAGTGGCGTCATTCGGCGCGGATGGCGAAAGCCTGGATGATCTTCTGAAGGTTGCAGACCGCAGATTATACCGCGCCAAGGAGTCCGGCCGCCGGCAAGTGATTTTTGCCGATACGGCAACCCCCATGATGTGGTTGCCCGATGCGGAAGACCCTGCAAAAGCGGCGTCAGTCGAGGTTTGA
- a CDS encoding PAS domain-containing protein → MDIGFESAAGWLVPALLAALAGALIVCRRIYTGSRTLEAELVRGQHRLRMVLETLPDLYFIQTADGVFLEWYASNPEMLALPPEQFVGRSMREVLPADLCELSAQAFQEARAQGAATPFEYALKFQGMERIYEARVFPYGEKEFLTVARDITNRRRMEEGLVRSREFLQDILDSLASSIAILDWNGVILSVNAEWNRFASENGGNPQTCGAGASYLKVCHRANGPGSEAAGVVAAAIVDLAAGNRDRCEVEYPCHGNGEDRWFVVRLSRFSHHGQVRIVAAHTDITARKQSEMALASTFRQIQQIKREWEATVDTLPELVCLLDNSGRVVRANRRMLDWGISTFAGLPTRPLPDLIFRDAGPGPTLLWSEAWNRMKAEGVGGFDLDTPVSGRYLKIDLRPVSQELGSTGESLVPYAVATVYDISAQVKAAQLRQQLEEQLRQAQKMEIVGQLAGGVAHDFNNLLVVINGYAHVLMAQLDPSSQMWEDARSIFETGERAAALTRQLLTFSRQQIAEPRLLNVGEVVGGMEKILRRLIRENVVLHFNLEAGGWEVRADPRHLEQIVVNLALNSQDAMPEGGTLSISVREMVDGDGQVRFVVLETSDTGTGMPAHVKARIFEPFFTTKEVGKGTGLGLSVVYGIVQGLGGHVEVDSEEGRGTRIQIRIPAVASTEAADETDAPPLPSGGQETILVVEDEEAVRQVAVRTLKGLGYQLLESSSGEDALRIAAAHRGEIHLLLTDVVMPGMSGIALARAIQSVRPGTRYLLVSGYAGDALNALPGVPERHLVLKPYRPDDLARKIREILDGPVEPVPEANPNIP, encoded by the coding sequence ATGGATATTGGTTTTGAATCGGCTGCGGGTTGGCTGGTGCCGGCATTACTGGCCGCACTGGCTGGAGCCCTGATTGTCTGTCGGCGGATTTATACCGGATCCCGGACGCTCGAAGCCGAACTTGTCCGGGGGCAGCACCGCCTCCGGATGGTTCTGGAAACCCTGCCAGACCTGTACTTCATCCAAACGGCTGATGGCGTGTTTCTGGAGTGGTACGCATCAAATCCGGAGATGCTTGCACTGCCGCCGGAGCAGTTCGTCGGGCGCTCAATGCGGGAAGTACTGCCGGCCGATCTTTGCGAACTGTCGGCGCAGGCGTTCCAGGAAGCCCGGGCCCAAGGCGCTGCCACGCCGTTTGAATACGCCCTGAAGTTCCAGGGCATGGAACGGATCTACGAGGCCCGGGTTTTTCCCTACGGAGAAAAGGAGTTCCTGACAGTAGCCCGGGATATTACGAACCGCCGGCGCATGGAAGAAGGGCTTGTGCGGTCGCGGGAGTTTCTCCAGGACATTCTGGATTCCCTGGCTTCTTCTATTGCCATTCTGGACTGGAACGGGGTGATTCTGTCGGTCAACGCTGAATGGAACCGTTTTGCGTCCGAAAACGGCGGCAATCCACAGACTTGCGGTGCCGGGGCCAGTTATCTGAAGGTTTGCCACCGGGCCAATGGCCCGGGATCGGAAGCGGCCGGAGTGGTCGCGGCCGCCATCGTGGATCTGGCGGCGGGAAACCGGGACCGTTGCGAGGTTGAATATCCCTGCCACGGAAACGGAGAGGACCGCTGGTTCGTCGTGCGGCTGAGCAGGTTCAGCCATCATGGTCAGGTCCGCATTGTTGCCGCGCACACCGACATAACTGCGAGGAAGCAGTCCGAGATGGCTCTGGCCTCCACGTTCCGGCAGATACAGCAGATCAAGCGCGAGTGGGAAGCAACCGTCGACACCCTGCCGGAACTGGTTTGCCTTCTTGACAACTCGGGCCGCGTGGTACGTGCAAATCGGCGCATGCTCGACTGGGGTATTTCAACTTTCGCGGGACTGCCGACACGGCCGCTACCAGATCTGATTTTCCGTGATGCCGGCCCAGGCCCCACTCTCCTGTGGAGCGAGGCATGGAACCGGATGAAGGCAGAGGGAGTCGGTGGATTTGATCTGGATACACCAGTTTCCGGCCGGTACCTGAAGATCGACCTGAGACCGGTCAGCCAGGAACTCGGCTCCACGGGAGAAAGTCTGGTGCCATATGCGGTTGCTACCGTTTATGACATCAGCGCACAGGTGAAAGCTGCCCAGTTACGTCAGCAGCTTGAAGAGCAATTACGTCAGGCGCAGAAAATGGAGATCGTCGGACAGCTGGCCGGTGGGGTGGCGCACGATTTCAACAACCTGCTGGTTGTCATCAACGGATATGCGCATGTGCTGATGGCCCAGCTGGACCCGTCGTCACAGATGTGGGAAGACGCCCGGAGCATTTTTGAAACCGGCGAACGTGCGGCCGCCCTGACTCGCCAGCTTCTCACGTTCAGCCGTCAGCAGATCGCCGAGCCAAGACTGCTCAATGTGGGTGAGGTCGTCGGGGGAATGGAAAAGATTCTCCGCCGCCTGATTCGGGAAAACGTGGTCCTGCATTTCAACCTAGAGGCTGGGGGCTGGGAAGTCAGGGCTGATCCCCGCCACCTGGAGCAGATAGTCGTGAACCTGGCGCTGAACTCACAGGATGCGATGCCCGAAGGCGGTACACTATCCATTTCGGTCCGGGAAATGGTGGATGGCGACGGGCAGGTGCGGTTCGTGGTGCTGGAAACCTCTGATACCGGAACGGGAATGCCGGCACATGTGAAGGCGCGCATCTTCGAGCCGTTTTTCACCACGAAGGAGGTTGGCAAGGGTACGGGGCTCGGCCTCTCGGTGGTCTACGGTATTGTGCAGGGGCTCGGGGGACATGTCGAGGTGGACAGCGAGGAAGGCAGGGGAACCCGGATTCAGATACGGATTCCTGCTGTCGCTTCGACTGAGGCAGCGGATGAAACCGATGCCCCGCCACTGCCCTCTGGCGGGCAGGAAACGATTCTGGTGGTTGAGGATGAAGAAGCCGTCCGGCAGGTCGCGGTCCGGACACTGAAGGGGCTGGGATACCAATTACTTGAATCATCAAGCGGTGAAGATGCCCTACGGATCGCTGCCGCACATCGGGGGGAGATTCACCTGCTGCTTACGGATGTCGTGATGCCTGGCATGAGCGGCATCGCACTGGCAAGAGCCATCCAATCAGTCCGGCCGGGAACCCGCTATCTGCTGGTTTCCGGGTATGCGGGTGACGCCCTGAATGCACTGCCCGGCGTACCGGAACGGCATCTCGTCCTGAAGCCATACCGCCCGGATGACCTCGCCCGAAAGATACGTGAGATACTGGACGGTCCGGTCGAACCGGTCCCGGAAGCGAATCCAAATATTCCTTGA
- a CDS encoding response regulator, whose protein sequence is MRNPRTLIVDDDPFFRRRLGKPLEQAGHRVWYAANAREGLELVPFARPDIIFADQIMPGPSGFDFCERIAARGAFADSRPMTVVMTGSPDTEDPYCGVRDGVDLYLSKADVLEMLAKGSFQPDRLTVDIRRRLAHEPERDTSPDRALYPEGYLLRSSVSG, encoded by the coding sequence ATGAGGAACCCACGGACACTGATCGTTGACGACGACCCGTTCTTTCGCCGCCGTCTGGGAAAACCCCTTGAGCAGGCCGGGCATCGGGTGTGGTACGCCGCAAATGCCCGCGAGGGACTGGAACTGGTGCCCTTTGCTCGTCCCGATATCATATTTGCCGACCAGATCATGCCGGGCCCATCGGGCTTCGATTTTTGCGAACGGATCGCAGCGCGCGGAGCTTTTGCGGATTCCCGGCCGATGACCGTTGTGATGACTGGAAGCCCGGATACAGAGGATCCCTATTGCGGGGTCCGGGATGGCGTGGACCTCTACCTGTCGAAGGCCGATGTTTTGGAAATGCTCGCCAAGGGTAGTTTTCAGCCTGACCGCCTGACCGTGGATATTCGTCGGCGGCTGGCGCACGAGCCTGAGCGCGATACGTCTCCGGATCGGGCACTTTATCCGGAAGGATACTTGCTGCGCAGCTCAGTGTCCGGCTGA
- a CDS encoding Fic family protein, protein MLRADTIQITPEILGLIAGIDEFKGTWRALGTLAPERLSALRRVATIESIGSSTRIEGSKLSDREVERLLANLEIRSFATRDEQEVAGYAGLMDLVFSSWQDIPFTENHIKQLHQILLQYSEKDTRHRGHYKTNSNSVAAFDETGVQIGVVFETATPFDTPRLMAELVAWVRQEREAARLHPLLVIALCIVVFLEIHPFQDGNGRLSRALTTLLLLQAGYAYVPYSSLESVIEQSKEAYYLALRQTQGTIRTGAPDWQPWLVFFLRSLSEQVRRLEKKVERERIVLAAMPELSLRIVEFAREHGRVTIGEAIKLTGASRNTLKQHFRTLVEQGTLNQHGSGRGVWYDLR, encoded by the coding sequence ATGCTTCGGGCAGACACCATTCAGATCACCCCGGAGATCCTGGGCCTCATTGCCGGGATCGACGAATTCAAAGGTACCTGGCGCGCCTTGGGCACACTCGCGCCTGAGCGGCTGTCGGCCCTGCGGCGCGTGGCCACCATCGAGAGCATCGGCTCCTCCACGCGTATCGAGGGCAGCAAGCTGTCCGACCGGGAGGTTGAACGGCTGCTGGCGAACCTGGAGATCAGGTCCTTCGCCACCCGTGATGAGCAGGAGGTGGCTGGCTATGCGGGACTCATGGATCTGGTATTCTCGTCCTGGCAGGACATTCCGTTCACCGAGAATCACATCAAGCAATTGCACCAGATCCTTCTGCAATACAGCGAGAAGGACACCCGGCATCGGGGCCATTACAAGACGAATTCGAACAGTGTAGCCGCCTTCGACGAGACCGGCGTGCAGATCGGCGTCGTATTCGAGACCGCGACGCCGTTCGACACGCCCCGGCTGATGGCGGAGCTGGTGGCCTGGGTGAGGCAGGAACGGGAGGCAGCCCGTCTGCATCCGCTGCTGGTCATCGCCCTTTGCATTGTTGTGTTTCTGGAGATCCATCCGTTCCAGGATGGCAACGGCCGGCTCTCCCGGGCGCTGACAACGCTCCTGCTCCTGCAGGCCGGTTACGCCTACGTGCCGTACAGCTCCTTGGAAAGCGTGATCGAACAGAGCAAGGAAGCTTACTATCTGGCCCTGCGCCAGACACAGGGTACGATCCGTACCGGGGCGCCGGACTGGCAGCCGTGGCTCGTGTTTTTCCTGCGATCCCTGTCCGAGCAGGTCAGGCGGCTGGAGAAGAAGGTCGAGCGCGAAAGGATCGTGCTGGCGGCGATGCCCGAACTGTCGCTCCGGATCGTCGAATTCGCCCGCGAGCACGGCCGGGTCACCATCGGCGAGGCGATCAAGCTGACCGGCGCCAGCCGCAACACGCTCAAACAGCATTTCCGGACACTGGTCGAACAGGGCACACTGAACCAGCACGGCAGTGGCCGCGGGGTCTGGTACGACCTTCGCTGA
- a CDS encoding MarR family transcriptional regulator, with protein MKACFFKSPIRMLGTVSILLLQACAGAEIVAISAVGTNPISIGVTAMMSPVTAEAAGVHTGLFDGLQPPRGREEDYARLDAGARELSIILDVPVTRSDMMLLTVLNKHDRAGLREFARESGLTRTQVMDAVARLEKLHLIWLEHRVTESGPFTASLTPLGSFSSMPIAMTFLNRQFLGPDLRDAREIRLATAGSGSKEFN; from the coding sequence ATGAAAGCCTGTTTCTTCAAATCGCCGATCCGGATGCTTGGTACGGTTTCCATTCTGCTGCTCCAGGCCTGTGCGGGTGCTGAAATTGTCGCGATAAGTGCGGTGGGGACAAACCCCATATCTATTGGTGTTACCGCCATGATGAGCCCGGTGACAGCCGAGGCGGCGGGGGTGCATACCGGCTTGTTCGATGGCCTTCAGCCGCCCAGGGGCCGCGAAGAAGACTATGCCCGTCTCGATGCCGGGGCCCGGGAACTGTCTATCATTCTGGACGTTCCTGTCACGCGCAGCGACATGATGCTGCTGACGGTGCTGAACAAGCACGACCGGGCGGGTCTTCGGGAGTTCGCCCGGGAAAGCGGACTGACACGTACCCAGGTCATGGACGCGGTAGCTCGCTTGGAAAAGCTGCATCTCATCTGGCTGGAGCACAGGGTTACAGAGTCCGGTCCCTTCACCGCATCGCTGACGCCTCTGGGGAGCTTCTCGAGCATGCCGATAGCGATGACCTTCCTCAACCGGCAGTTTCTGGGTCCAGATCTCCGGGATGCCCGTGAGATCCGGCTGGCGACCGCGGGGAGCGGCTCCAAGGAGTTCAATTGA